One genomic window of Gracilinema caldarium DSM 7334 includes the following:
- the coaE gene encoding dephospho-CoA kinase (Dephospho-CoA kinase (CoaE) performs the final step in coenzyme A biosynthesis.): MIIKPPLDNADEHSSEPILIGLTGPYCAGKNYVAALLERRGIPVLDVDKLGHLALEQEKDAIIGRFGTAILNPEGNIDRKALGAQVFSNPQDLADLEAIVHPRANQLTEAWILNQGDKKAVAINAALLHRSVVFPRLRCIIIVQAGLITRLIRGKQRDRLPLQELLKRFKSQKKFNAQYFQGNADTYTVKNRGVLGIFTRWYRSRLERRIDAILQREGIGH, from the coding sequence ATGATTATAAAGCCGCCCCTGGACAATGCAGATGAACATAGTTCAGAACCTATATTAATAGGCCTTACCGGCCCATACTGTGCCGGAAAAAACTACGTCGCAGCCCTGCTTGAGCGACGGGGAATCCCTGTCCTCGATGTGGATAAACTGGGCCATCTGGCCCTGGAGCAGGAAAAGGATGCAATCATAGGGAGGTTCGGCACCGCCATACTAAATCCAGAGGGGAACATCGACCGGAAAGCCCTGGGAGCCCAGGTATTCAGTAATCCCCAAGACCTGGCAGACCTGGAAGCTATCGTGCATCCCCGGGCGAACCAGCTTACCGAAGCATGGATCCTGAACCAGGGGGATAAAAAGGCAGTGGCTATCAATGCAGCCCTGCTCCACCGGTCGGTTGTGTTCCCGAGGCTCCGTTGTATTATTATAGTTCAGGCTGGATTAATAACCAGATTGATCAGGGGAAAACAGCGGGACAGGTTGCCCTTACAGGAGCTTCTGAAACGTTTTAAAAGTCAAAAAAAATTCAATGCTCAATACTTTCAAGGAAATGCCGATACCTATACTGTAAAGAATCGGGGCGTTCTGGGTATCTTTACCCGGTGGTATCGGAGCCGCCTGGAACGCCGTATCGATGCAATTTTACAACGGGAGGGGATAGGGCATTAA
- the polA gene encoding DNA polymerase I: protein MNTQKDPIYLIDAYGLIYRFYFAFMNRPLRNSKGENVSALFGFARTIGSLLNDGAPLADKAGTLLPNRIRPDHLAVAFDSPGPTFRHQKYEAYKATRQKAPEDLHAQVPLVQQFLELLKVPLLQVPGYEADDIIATIAEQCRREGRPCYTISSDKDLLQLVGDGIYQLRPGKSTLPQEGISLELVGPEQVKAEWGVPPAKVLDILALIGDSSDNIPGVKGIGEKTAVKLMTRYGSLDEIYKNLASIEGSVGKKLAEGREMAYFSRSLIELYSTVPLPISSLDALAIHDLGTREAAQFLLQQGMKQAALFLDPEATKGLNTVGTASNPVQSGSPALSPRAPAGSSGSPAPNAPVGTSSARSALSPDTSLFGNFPGKALETESIPEQLRQPGTYRAITDLAELQTLLAKAREQGMMTLDFETNSLEAWEARVVGFSFALEAGTAYYVPVMAHQGISPYIDENQARAELQKILLDPAMTIVAHNGKYDYAVARHWGIPRWEGRIWDTMVAAWVQDPERGNYALDSLITAHLGLSTTPYDQVVPKGSTFDTINLETATAYSCEDADYTLRMKAILEPTLQAMGCLDLFRNLEMPLLPILSEMEGRGIKIEAEVLRSYGKELAGELRSIEKSIYELVGHEFNIASTKQLQDVLFKERKLQASKKTKTGYSTDVAVLEELAREDPVPAYILRYRTLAKLKSTYVDTLADQAGRDGRLHTHFVQTGTATGRLSSRDPNLQNIPIRDEEGRRIRQAFVAEPGTLLISADYSQIELVVLAHLSQDPGLIEAFLKGVDVHRRTASLIFGVPEDQVSSEQRRIAKTINFGVMYGMSAFRLSNELGISRTEAQTFINTYFTTYKGIRSFIDTTIQETERTGYSQTILGRRRYIPTINSRNKTEKAAAERVAINTPIQGSAADIVKLAMIRLDRALRKKGNPAQMLLQVHDELILECPEALAEETARLVKEEMEQAIVLRVPLRVSVETGKRWGDFH from the coding sequence ATGAACACCCAGAAAGATCCCATCTATCTCATCGATGCATACGGTCTCATATACCGGTTCTATTTTGCATTCATGAATCGTCCGCTCCGTAACAGTAAGGGTGAAAACGTCTCTGCCCTGTTCGGATTTGCCCGAACCATCGGCAGTTTACTCAATGACGGAGCCCCCCTGGCAGATAAAGCAGGGACCCTGCTTCCCAACCGGATCAGACCGGACCATCTGGCAGTAGCCTTCGACTCACCGGGACCGACCTTCCGGCATCAAAAATACGAAGCCTATAAGGCAACCCGGCAAAAAGCCCCGGAGGATCTCCATGCCCAGGTGCCCCTGGTACAGCAATTTCTTGAACTGCTTAAAGTTCCTCTCCTGCAGGTACCGGGTTATGAAGCAGATGACATAATAGCCACCATCGCCGAACAATGCCGGCGGGAAGGCCGCCCCTGTTATACCATTTCCTCTGACAAGGACCTGCTCCAGCTCGTAGGGGATGGGATTTACCAGTTACGGCCAGGGAAAAGCACCCTGCCCCAGGAAGGTATATCCCTGGAATTGGTCGGGCCTGAACAGGTAAAAGCAGAATGGGGCGTGCCTCCAGCCAAAGTGCTGGATATCCTGGCCCTTATCGGCGACAGTTCGGACAATATTCCCGGAGTAAAGGGAATCGGTGAAAAAACTGCTGTTAAATTGATGACCCGCTACGGTTCTCTTGATGAAATCTATAAAAATCTTGCCAGCATCGAAGGATCTGTGGGGAAAAAACTCGCCGAGGGCCGGGAAATGGCCTATTTTTCCCGTTCCCTTATCGAACTATACAGTACCGTTCCCCTTCCCATAAGCAGTTTGGATGCTCTGGCCATTCATGACTTAGGGACCCGAGAGGCAGCCCAGTTTCTCCTCCAGCAGGGAATGAAACAGGCGGCGTTGTTCCTGGATCCGGAAGCCACCAAAGGTCTAAACACTGTCGGAACCGCATCCAACCCAGTCCAGTCTGGCAGTCCAGCCCTGTCCCCCCGTGCCCCTGCGGGCAGCTCCGGCTCGCCAGCCCCCAATGCCCCTGTTGGAACATCCAGCGCCAGATCTGCACTGAGTCCCGATACCAGCCTCTTCGGCAATTTCCCGGGCAAGGCCCTGGAGACAGAGTCTATTCCGGAACAACTGCGACAGCCTGGGACCTATCGAGCCATCACCGACCTGGCTGAACTGCAGACCCTATTAGCCAAAGCCCGTGAGCAGGGCATGATGACCCTGGATTTTGAAACCAATTCCCTGGAAGCCTGGGAGGCCCGGGTGGTTGGCTTTTCCTTTGCCCTCGAAGCCGGTACCGCCTACTATGTACCGGTCATGGCCCATCAGGGAATCAGCCCCTATATTGATGAAAACCAGGCCAGAGCAGAGCTTCAAAAGATCCTCTTAGACCCTGCCATGACCATTGTGGCCCATAATGGAAAATATGATTATGCCGTAGCCCGTCACTGGGGCATCCCCCGCTGGGAAGGCCGTATATGGGACACCATGGTGGCCGCCTGGGTACAGGACCCAGAACGGGGTAACTACGCCCTGGATTCACTCATTACAGCCCATCTGGGACTCAGTACCACACCCTACGACCAGGTGGTTCCCAAGGGCAGCACCTTCGATACCATCAACCTGGAAACTGCGACGGCCTATTCCTGCGAAGATGCGGATTACACCCTGAGAATGAAGGCGATACTGGAACCTACATTGCAGGCCATGGGCTGTCTGGACCTGTTCCGCAATTTGGAAATGCCCCTCCTGCCCATTTTGAGCGAAATGGAAGGCCGGGGTATTAAAATCGAAGCGGAGGTGCTCCGATCCTATGGCAAAGAACTGGCAGGAGAACTCAGGTCCATTGAAAAGAGCATTTACGAGCTCGTGGGCCATGAATTTAACATTGCCTCCACCAAACAACTGCAGGATGTATTGTTCAAAGAACGGAAACTGCAGGCTTCTAAAAAAACCAAGACCGGCTACTCTACCGATGTGGCAGTTCTGGAAGAGCTCGCCCGGGAAGATCCGGTACCGGCATACATACTTCGATACCGGACCCTTGCCAAACTGAAATCGACCTATGTGGATACCCTGGCCGACCAGGCAGGTCGTGACGGCCGGCTCCACACCCACTTTGTCCAGACCGGCACCGCCACAGGGCGTCTTTCGAGCCGGGATCCCAATCTGCAAAACATTCCCATCCGGGATGAGGAGGGCCGGCGTATCCGTCAGGCCTTTGTGGCAGAACCGGGAACTCTGCTTATATCAGCCGATTACAGCCAGATTGAGCTTGTCGTGTTGGCCCACCTGTCTCAGGATCCGGGCCTTATCGAAGCCTTTCTTAAGGGGGTGGATGTACACCGCCGAACTGCGAGCCTAATTTTTGGTGTTCCGGAAGACCAGGTAAGCAGCGAACAGCGCCGCATTGCCAAGACCATCAATTTTGGTGTTATGTATGGGATGAGCGCCTTCAGGCTATCCAACGAACTCGGTATAAGCCGCACCGAGGCCCAGACATTCATCAACACTTATTTTACGACCTATAAGGGGATCCGATCTTTTATCGATACCACCATCCAGGAAACAGAACGGACCGGCTATTCCCAGACTATTCTGGGCCGGCGCCGCTATATTCCCACCATTAATTCCCGAAACAAAACAGAAAAGGCTGCCGCTGAACGGGTGGCCATTAATACTCCGATTCAGGGTTCCGCAGCGGATATTGTAAAGCTCGCCATGATCCGGCTGGACCGGGCTTTGCGTAAAAAGGGAAATCCCGCCCAGATGCTGCTCCAGGTCCATGATGAGCTGATCCTTGAGTGTCCCGAAGCCCTGGCAGAAGAAACTGCCCGGCTGGTAAAGGAAGAAATGGAACAGGCTATCGTCCTGCGGGTCCCGCTCCGGGTCAGTGTGGAAACAGGCAAACGCTGGGGAGATTTCCACTGA
- the flgN gene encoding flagellar export chaperone FlgN, which yields MASTESETKQTPLTEEELAHRVAVMKRFRELLLEQRNRFQEYLVVLDKQKDVIEKGDTDALLSHVELEEKIVSDIFAIQKVIDPLEDLYRASYPERETEVPKLKAALEELKHEAVQRSQRNRNLLSERMEKLRSEIKTLRNNPFAARRSVYDNSGAASLIDIKG from the coding sequence ATGGCAAGCACCGAATCTGAAACAAAACAAACACCATTAACAGAAGAGGAGCTTGCACATCGGGTTGCGGTAATGAAACGGTTTCGTGAACTCCTTCTGGAACAACGGAACCGCTTTCAGGAATACCTGGTCGTCCTAGATAAACAAAAGGATGTGATCGAAAAGGGCGACACTGACGCCCTCCTTTCCCATGTAGAACTCGAAGAAAAAATAGTATCGGATATCTTTGCCATACAAAAGGTAATTGATCCCCTGGAAGACCTCTATAGGGCCAGCTATCCTGAGCGCGAGACAGAGGTCCCAAAACTAAAGGCGGCCCTGGAAGAACTCAAACATGAGGCTGTACAGCGTTCTCAGCGGAACCGAAATTTGCTCTCTGAACGCATGGAAAAACTCCGCAGTGAAATTAAAACCCTCCGTAACAATCCCTTTGCCGCCCGGCGCTCCGTCTATGATAACTCTGGAGCTGCTTCTCTCATCGATATTAAAGGATGA
- the fliS gene encoding flagellar export chaperone FliS produces the protein MAYPNALSAYRETRVRTASQGQLIIMLYDEAIKQLDQGIELLTLNQKGKPDPSRIEPIHKALVKAQDIITELMVSLDFDQGGDIAKNLFSLYTWFNRELLEANLAKDVERIKAVRTMMHELRVAWQEVVTKTATEHKGNPSAGINIAG, from the coding sequence TTGGCTTATCCTAATGCACTATCCGCATACCGGGAAACAAGGGTCCGTACTGCAAGTCAGGGACAGCTCATCATCATGCTCTATGATGAAGCAATTAAACAGCTCGACCAGGGCATTGAATTGCTAACCCTTAATCAAAAAGGGAAACCTGACCCATCTCGGATTGAACCTATACATAAGGCTCTAGTAAAGGCCCAGGATATCATTACCGAATTGATGGTATCTCTGGACTTTGACCAGGGCGGTGACATCGCTAAAAATTTATTTTCTTTATATACCTGGTTTAACCGGGAATTACTCGAAGCAAACCTGGCTAAGGATGTGGAGCGAATAAAAGCAGTACGGACCATGATGCATGAGCTGCGGGTTGCCTGGCAGGAAGTGGTAACAAAAACCGCTACAGAACACAAAGGCAACCCTTCTGCCGGAATTAATATTGCTGGATGA
- a CDS encoding galactokinase: protein MTGHELLHRLSKASSRDILAELYGTSQVDEALMRYRALLEATLQAFPESEGDIHVFTAAGRTELGGNHTDHNHGKVLAASIQLDALAFVAPRQDTKVIFRSTGYPDVVLDIADTTSKTEERGTTAALIRGIAAEFKKRGVAVRGFTANAHNTVLSGSGLSSSASVEVLFGTIFDRLYGEGKRSAVEIAQIGQKAENEYFGKPCGLMDQVACASGGAVAIDFKDPAQPIVTQVPFDPSLSGYALCVVDTGGSHADLTDEYAAVPTEMKAVAAHFGKTVLRDISKDDLRKAIPDLRRSVGDRAILRALHFLAENDRVDAMLRAITANHTARTATERQTTIETFLYLVNESGNSSWELLQNVFSVKSVKEQGPSLALAMTREFIRNLGRGACRVHGGGFAGTIQVYIPLESVHDYRVWMAPTFGEKAVTQLRIRPIGASELHFE from the coding sequence ATGACAGGTCACGAATTACTCCATCGGCTTTCCAAGGCCAGCAGCCGAGACATATTAGCCGAATTATATGGAACATCCCAGGTTGATGAAGCGCTCATGCGATACAGGGCTTTGCTCGAAGCTACCCTGCAGGCCTTTCCTGAATCCGAAGGGGATATCCATGTCTTTACCGCCGCAGGCAGGACTGAGCTCGGAGGCAACCATACGGACCATAATCACGGTAAGGTCTTAGCCGCATCGATCCAGCTCGATGCCCTGGCCTTTGTTGCCCCCCGACAAGATACCAAAGTGATATTCCGGTCCACCGGGTACCCCGATGTAGTCTTGGATATTGCGGACACCACATCAAAAACAGAGGAACGGGGGACCACCGCCGCTTTAATCCGGGGAATCGCCGCAGAGTTTAAAAAGCGGGGGGTAGCAGTCCGGGGTTTTACGGCTAATGCCCACAATACGGTCCTTTCCGGATCAGGACTCTCTTCTTCTGCATCGGTTGAAGTCCTCTTCGGCACCATTTTTGACCGCCTCTATGGGGAGGGAAAACGATCTGCTGTAGAAATTGCCCAAATCGGTCAGAAAGCAGAGAATGAGTATTTTGGTAAACCCTGCGGTCTTATGGATCAGGTAGCTTGTGCCTCAGGCGGTGCTGTAGCCATTGATTTTAAGGATCCCGCTCAGCCCATAGTAACCCAGGTGCCCTTTGATCCAAGCCTTTCCGGCTATGCCCTCTGCGTTGTGGATACCGGTGGAAGCCATGCGGACCTGACCGATGAGTACGCCGCTGTTCCCACTGAAATGAAGGCGGTCGCAGCCCATTTTGGAAAAACAGTGCTCCGGGACATCAGTAAGGATGACCTGCGTAAGGCTATCCCCGATCTGAGAAGGAGCGTCGGAGACCGGGCCATATTGCGAGCCCTCCACTTCCTTGCAGAAAACGACCGGGTCGACGCCATGCTTCGGGCCATAACTGCCAACCATACTGCAAGAACTGCTACAGAACGGCAAACTACCATAGAAACCTTCCTGTATCTCGTGAACGAGTCAGGCAATTCCTCCTGGGAGTTACTGCAGAATGTCTTTTCAGTAAAATCAGTCAAAGAACAGGGGCCGTCTCTGGCTTTAGCCATGACCAGAGAGTTTATCCGGAATCTGGGGCGAGGCGCCTGCCGGGTTCATGGAGGAGGCTTTGCAGGAACGATTCAGGTTTATATCCCCCTCGAATCGGTCCATGACTATCGTGTATGGATGGCACCTACCTTCGGTGAAAAAGCGGTGACCCAACTGAGAATCCGTCCGATTGGGGCATCGGAACTGCACTTTGAATAG
- a CDS encoding UDP-glucose--hexose-1-phosphate uridylyltransferase, with amino-acid sequence MMHLADYPQRRFNPLAGEWVLVSPHRTKRPWQGQVEKPNLDKLPEYDETCYLCPGNERAGGVKNPAYEGVYTFPNDFAALLHDAPEESMNEGKGLFQAVTERGRCEVLCFSPRHDLTLPRMDISSIKAVIRVWQEKYITLGSDPLISYVQIFENRGSIMGCSNPHPHGQIWANEHVPDLPAKEDSRQRSYRKGHGTCLLCDYVQEELARNERIIFQNDSFAALVPFWAVWPYEVMILPKRHFASIDQMTDQEVTDFADALKRMGTRFDNLFLTSFPYSMGFHQKPTKPVEDPEADAAWHFHVHYFPPLLRSATVRKFMVGFELLAMPQRDITPESAAERLRSLSELHYMEQQS; translated from the coding sequence ATGATGCACTTAGCGGATTACCCCCAGCGGCGTTTTAATCCCCTGGCTGGTGAATGGGTGCTGGTTTCCCCCCACCGAACCAAGCGGCCCTGGCAGGGACAGGTAGAAAAACCGAACCTGGACAAATTGCCCGAATACGATGAAACCTGTTACCTCTGCCCGGGAAACGAACGGGCTGGAGGGGTAAAAAACCCCGCCTACGAAGGGGTCTATACCTTCCCCAACGATTTTGCCGCCCTCCTTCACGATGCCCCGGAAGAATCCATGAATGAAGGTAAGGGGCTCTTTCAGGCTGTTACCGAACGGGGCCGCTGTGAAGTACTTTGTTTCTCTCCCCGGCATGATCTTACCCTCCCTCGGATGGATATTTCTTCGATAAAGGCAGTAATCCGGGTATGGCAGGAGAAATATATAACCCTTGGATCGGATCCGCTCATTTCGTATGTGCAGATCTTTGAAAACCGCGGCTCCATCATGGGCTGTTCCAACCCTCATCCCCATGGTCAGATCTGGGCGAATGAACATGTTCCAGACCTGCCGGCAAAGGAAGATAGCCGCCAGCGCTCTTATAGAAAAGGACATGGCACATGCCTACTCTGTGATTATGTGCAGGAAGAACTTGCGAGAAACGAACGGATTATTTTCCAGAACGATTCCTTTGCCGCCCTGGTGCCCTTCTGGGCAGTCTGGCCCTATGAGGTCATGATACTTCCCAAACGTCACTTTGCGTCGATAGACCAGATGACCGACCAGGAAGTAACCGACTTTGCCGATGCCCTTAAACGGATGGGCACCCGATTCGACAACCTGTTCCTGACCTCCTTCCCCTACTCCATGGGCTTTCATCAAAAACCCACAAAACCTGTAGAGGATCCTGAGGCTGATGCAGCCTGGCATTTCCATGTGCATTACTTCCCGCCGCTTCTCCGCAGTGCGACAGTCAGGAAATTTATGGTAGGATTTGAACTTCTGGCCATGCCCCAACGGGATATTACCCCCGAATCAGCGGCTGAACGCCTCAGAAGTCTTTCGGAACTACATTATATGGAGCAACAATCATGA
- a CDS encoding mechanosensitive ion channel family protein yields MKTDVLFSNITTFLSQFASADFYSKILGTAIAIGLVLIVFGIANRIVSKMAAAALPQPRAFVIKKIIRYAGYVVAIMTLFNALGIDLSALLGAAGIAGIAVGFAAQTSVSNVISGLFLVSEKHFQIGDVIQVGDVSGVVQSIDLLSIKIQTFDNRYIRIPNETLIKTNVINITRFPIRRLDVWVSVAYTSDLERVRTILLDVAGKNPYVLDNPEPLIVFDKFDSSGINILVGLWFEKSEYLNLKNSIMVDIHRRFAEEGIEIPYPKLDVFMRETMV; encoded by the coding sequence ATGAAAACGGATGTGCTTTTTTCGAATATCACGACATTTCTTTCACAATTTGCTTCGGCAGATTTTTATAGTAAAATTCTCGGTACTGCCATCGCCATTGGTCTGGTTCTGATTGTCTTTGGAATTGCGAATCGTATTGTTAGTAAAATGGCCGCCGCTGCATTACCCCAACCGCGGGCCTTTGTAATTAAAAAAATAATCCGCTATGCGGGCTATGTGGTAGCGATCATGACCCTCTTTAATGCCCTGGGAATTGATTTGAGCGCCCTCCTGGGGGCTGCTGGAATTGCTGGTATAGCGGTCGGTTTTGCAGCCCAAACCTCGGTATCCAATGTTATTTCTGGTCTCTTTTTAGTTTCTGAAAAACACTTCCAGATAGGAGATGTTATTCAAGTTGGAGATGTGAGTGGCGTAGTGCAATCCATCGATCTCCTTTCTATAAAAATCCAAACCTTTGATAACCGGTATATCAGAATACCCAACGAAACATTAATAAAGACTAATGTTATCAATATTACCCGATTCCCCATACGACGGCTTGATGTATGGGTCTCCGTGGCTTATACCTCTGATCTGGAGCGGGTTCGAACCATACTTCTGGATGTTGCAGGGAAAAACCCCTATGTACTCGATAATCCAGAACCGCTGATTGTATTTGATAAGTTTGACAGTTCAGGAATTAATATCCTTGTAGGCCTCTGGTTTGAGAAATCCGAATATCTTAACCTTAAAAACTCTATAATGGTTGATATCCATCGCCGCTTTGCCGAAGAAGGTATCGAGATCCCCTATCCGAAGCTGGATGTGTTTATGAGGGAAACTATGGTGTAG
- the ftsH gene encoding ATP-dependent zinc metalloprotease FtsH yields MSNEPKRKPTKRTKKGLPKKNFNFPFGGSPDPVPGNSPFGNWQWRFSLGYVVVLIVLMSLFNYVFLNNVNPTIDFSEFKAKIASGEIKRVELDANYYTGYTTEKKQSPDLLTRKYTPPEAAYRTVPIYDPELIKLMDEKKVSYYAVSKEGSAVLDFIFSWVLPFAFFFFIWRILIRRMGNMGNNVLSIGQNRAVIVAEGDVVTRFSDVAGVDEAKEELVEVVDFLKNPKKYTDIGGKIPKGVLLVGPPGTGKTLLARAVAGEAGVPFFKMSGADFVEMFVGVGAARVRDLFKQARGKAPCIIFIDELDAIGKSRITGAIGGNDEREQTLNQLLVEMDGFDATSGLIILAATNRPDVLDPALLRPGRFDRQVLVDRPDLAGREAILKIHARNVKLSPEVDLSKVARKTSGFAGADLANIVNEAALLAVRAGRKMVEQQDFDEAIEKTVAGLQKKNRAINEEERTIVAYHETGHALVAAFTPGSDPVQKISIVPRGFGALGYTLQMPVEDRYLMTEEELLGKIDVLLGGRAAEDVVFGKISTGAANDLTKATDIARRMITDYGMSPRFRHVALTQRGASMLGPANAEPVMHREYSESTQQYIDEEIARIVNERYLKAKNLLLEKKPLLEKISQHLLEKETLEEQEFKTLLSAGAQSAS; encoded by the coding sequence ATGAGTAATGAACCGAAACGCAAACCAACCAAACGGACCAAAAAGGGTTTGCCGAAAAAGAATTTCAATTTTCCCTTTGGAGGCAGTCCAGATCCGGTGCCTGGCAACAGTCCCTTTGGTAACTGGCAATGGCGTTTTTCCCTGGGGTATGTGGTGGTACTCATCGTTCTGATGAGCCTTTTTAATTATGTATTTTTGAATAATGTAAATCCAACCATCGACTTTTCTGAATTTAAAGCAAAGATTGCCTCAGGAGAAATTAAACGGGTAGAATTGGATGCAAATTATTATACCGGCTATACCACTGAAAAAAAACAGTCTCCAGACTTATTAACCAGAAAATATACACCCCCTGAAGCTGCCTACCGGACTGTTCCCATTTATGATCCGGAGCTCATTAAATTGATGGATGAAAAAAAGGTGAGCTACTATGCGGTGTCTAAAGAGGGGAGTGCAGTTTTGGACTTTATTTTCAGCTGGGTTCTGCCCTTTGCCTTCTTTTTCTTTATCTGGCGTATCCTGATACGGCGGATGGGAAATATGGGTAACAATGTCCTCTCTATCGGACAGAACCGTGCCGTCATTGTTGCTGAAGGCGATGTGGTAACCCGCTTTTCCGATGTGGCTGGAGTGGATGAAGCCAAGGAGGAGTTGGTCGAAGTTGTCGACTTCCTGAAAAATCCAAAAAAATATACCGACATAGGAGGAAAAATCCCTAAGGGGGTCCTCCTGGTTGGTCCACCCGGAACCGGTAAGACCCTGCTGGCCCGGGCAGTAGCCGGTGAAGCGGGGGTGCCCTTCTTTAAGATGAGCGGCGCTGACTTTGTAGAGATGTTTGTTGGTGTCGGTGCTGCCCGGGTCCGGGATCTGTTTAAGCAGGCCCGGGGGAAAGCCCCCTGTATCATTTTTATTGATGAATTGGATGCAATCGGTAAGAGTCGTATCACCGGTGCCATCGGCGGTAATGACGAGCGGGAACAGACCCTGAATCAGCTGCTCGTCGAAATGGATGGCTTTGATGCTACCAGTGGACTCATCATCCTTGCCGCTACCAACCGACCCGATGTGCTTGATCCAGCTCTTCTCCGGCCTGGCCGTTTCGACCGGCAGGTCCTGGTAGACCGGCCCGATCTAGCTGGTCGTGAAGCGATACTCAAAATTCATGCCCGGAATGTAAAACTTTCACCAGAGGTAGATCTCAGCAAGGTCGCCCGAAAAACCTCAGGTTTTGCCGGTGCAGATCTGGCAAATATCGTCAATGAAGCAGCTCTGCTCGCGGTTCGTGCCGGCAGAAAGATGGTGGAACAACAGGACTTTGATGAGGCTATCGAAAAAACTGTAGCAGGCCTACAGAAGAAAAATCGGGCAATTAACGAAGAGGAACGGACGATTGTGGCCTATCACGAGACAGGACATGCTCTTGTCGCTGCTTTTACCCCCGGATCCGATCCGGTACAAAAAATTTCTATTGTACCCCGAGGTTTTGGCGCTTTAGGCTACACCCTGCAGATGCCAGTAGAAGACCGGTATCTTATGACTGAAGAGGAACTCTTAGGTAAGATTGATGTACTTCTAGGTGGGCGTGCTGCTGAAGATGTCGTGTTCGGGAAAATTTCTACGGGGGCCGCCAATGACCTGACGAAAGCGACCGACATTGCCCGCCGTATGATTACCGATTATGGCATGAGCCCCCGGTTCCGCCATGTGGCTTTAACGCAGCGGGGGGCTTCTATGTTAGGGCCCGCCAATGCAGAACCGGTGATGCACCGAGAGTACTCTGAATCGACACAGCAATATATTGATGAAGAAATCGCCCGTATTGTGAATGAACGGTATCTTAAAGCAAAGAACCTACTCCTGGAAAAGAAGCCGCTTCTTGAAAAGATTTCTCAGCACCTACTTGAAAAGGAAACCCTGGAAGAACAGGAATTTAAAACCCTGCTTTCCGCGGGGGCCCAGTCTGCTAGTTGA
- a CDS encoding YhbY family RNA-binding protein: MLTSKQRGYLSGLAATIQPTVMIGKEGLSEGVVRALEHELNNRELVKLRFIASKEDRRSFSEQLAQEVHAELVRVIGNVAIFYKMAEDAEKRSINLP; this comes from the coding sequence ATGTTAACAAGCAAACAGCGGGGATACCTGTCTGGTTTAGCCGCCACCATTCAGCCTACGGTGATGATTGGTAAGGAAGGTCTTTCCGAAGGGGTTGTCCGGGCACTCGAACATGAATTAAACAATCGCGAATTGGTAAAACTTCGTTTTATTGCTTCTAAAGAAGATCGGCGGAGTTTCTCCGAACAGCTCGCTCAAGAAGTGCATGCAGAATTGGTTCGTGTTATTGGGAACGTAGCTATTTTTTATAAAATGGCTGAAGATGCCGAAAAACGTTCAATAAATCTGCCTTAA
- a CDS encoding LolA family protein: protein MRRWSTFFITMFSGMIVVLSVSGQEILTAEKYLAQVAETYSGIKDYSAKITVSTGKTDMYGTIIYKNPNLVRIDFTKPEEQVIAYNGETLTVYLPEYRAVLSQTTSASGGTSGAGLASAQGLGLLRRNYNSAYTTSPDPVPLDQGSLELVIKLTLTRRTVSEGFRELKISIHPETKLIRRIEGVTLAGETIIFNFTDIKLNQGIGESRFAYDSPASANVYNNFLFKESE, encoded by the coding sequence GTGAGACGATGGTCCACGTTTTTTATTACTATGTTTTCTGGTATGATCGTTGTCCTGTCTGTAAGCGGTCAGGAAATATTAACCGCAGAAAAGTACCTGGCCCAGGTTGCAGAAACCTATAGCGGTATTAAGGATTATAGTGCAAAAATAACAGTAAGTACCGGCAAGACAGATATGTATGGTACGATTATTTATAAGAATCCGAATCTGGTTCGTATCGATTTTACCAAACCGGAAGAACAAGTTATTGCCTATAATGGGGAAACACTGACGGTCTATCTCCCTGAATACCGGGCGGTATTAAGCCAGACAACCAGTGCCAGTGGAGGCACTTCCGGAGCAGGACTTGCATCAGCCCAGGGGTTGGGATTACTACGGAGAAATTACAATAGTGCCTATACCACCAGCCCCGATCCGGTTCCACTGGATCAGGGATCTTTAGAGCTTGTTATAAAATTAACTCTAACACGACGTACCGTATCGGAAGGCTTTCGTGAGCTTAAGATAAGTATACATCCGGAGACCAAACTGATACGGAGAATCGAAGGGGTAACCTTAGCAGGAGAAACAATTATTTTTAATTTTACTGATATTAAACTGAATCAGGGAATTGGAGAATCTCGCTTCGCCTATGATTCTCCCGCTTCAGCAAATGTGTATAACAATTTTCTTTTTAAAGAATCAGAATAG